In a genomic window of Sutcliffiella sp. FSL R7-0096:
- a CDS encoding penicillin-binding transpeptidase domain-containing protein, with protein sequence MKKILLMIIMLFILAGCQKEPVNPYDVLNDYITTWEEQDFSSMYEEYLQSASKENVPQQLFEEKHKEVYELFEMENLQVELLDQEVEWEEQETVTIPGKITYDTFAREIDYEVNIVMDKVLDEEENEHWYIQWEPSFIFPEYDLTDEFVIDYTNATRGEILDSKGNKLAANEEVMNLHITPEKFDADKDLTQLAQMIDMSEEDIIKEYTVSWAQPHYAMVIKDFREKDQSLIWQIVNEFEGVGNNRSIERVYPYAEATGHLVGYIREINAEELEEYEGYIPGDRLGVKGIEGIYEQQLRGIKGMEVTQIKEDGSKKTIARTEPVRGKDITLTIDADMQAKLYETMKDDAGLATVIDPTTGKVLSLVSTPAYDPNYFTMGPTQSKEDRFTKLGIDSNLNRFPYTYSPGSTMKLLTAIIGLESGKLDPNHQYDIPDKQWDIGGSKVTRVYEDDKKVDLVSGLNNSDNIYFAKAALDIGIEDFKEGLTKLGIGEELPFAYPSPSDSQISNTGSFDNEVLLAHTAYGQGEILLNIVHLASIYGGVVNDGAMMKPLLLEEESSEEWKDIVSPENAKLLQDNLRKTVTEGKSSVANLPGREIAGKTGTAEIKKEERLENGLWVSYDQKDPTLLTAMLIEDVIDRGGSRYTIELTNKFYEALSN encoded by the coding sequence ATGAAAAAGATATTATTGATGATAATCATGTTGTTTATACTAGCCGGGTGTCAAAAAGAACCCGTCAATCCTTATGATGTATTAAACGACTACATTACCACGTGGGAGGAACAAGATTTCTCAAGTATGTATGAGGAATATCTCCAATCGGCTTCAAAAGAGAATGTACCACAGCAACTTTTTGAAGAAAAACATAAAGAGGTTTATGAGCTTTTTGAAATGGAAAATCTACAAGTTGAATTGTTGGATCAGGAAGTTGAATGGGAAGAACAAGAGACCGTCACCATTCCAGGTAAGATCACTTATGATACATTTGCTAGAGAAATAGATTACGAAGTGAACATTGTTATGGACAAGGTGTTGGATGAAGAAGAAAACGAGCATTGGTATATCCAGTGGGAACCCAGTTTTATTTTTCCAGAATATGATTTGACAGATGAGTTTGTTATAGATTACACCAATGCAACTCGTGGAGAAATTTTAGACAGTAAGGGGAACAAGCTTGCTGCAAATGAGGAAGTGATGAATCTTCATATTACTCCTGAAAAATTCGATGCTGATAAGGATCTAACACAACTAGCTCAAATGATTGATATGTCAGAAGAAGATATAATTAAAGAATATACTGTAAGTTGGGCTCAACCCCACTATGCAATGGTAATTAAAGATTTTCGTGAGAAAGATCAATCTTTAATTTGGCAAATTGTAAATGAATTTGAAGGTGTGGGGAATAATAGATCAATTGAGCGAGTCTACCCCTATGCAGAGGCAACAGGCCATTTGGTAGGTTATATCAGGGAAATCAATGCTGAAGAATTAGAAGAGTATGAAGGATATATACCTGGTGATAGACTTGGAGTAAAGGGTATTGAAGGTATATATGAACAACAACTTAGAGGCATAAAAGGCATGGAAGTAACCCAAATAAAAGAAGACGGATCGAAAAAAACAATAGCAAGAACTGAACCCGTTCGTGGAAAAGATATCACTTTGACTATCGACGCCGACATGCAGGCTAAACTCTATGAGACTATGAAGGATGATGCCGGTCTTGCGACTGTCATTGATCCTACAACAGGGAAAGTACTCAGCTTAGTTAGTACGCCGGCATATGATCCCAATTATTTCACGATGGGTCCCACACAGAGTAAAGAGGATAGGTTTACTAAATTGGGAATTGATTCAAACCTAAATCGTTTCCCATACACCTATTCCCCAGGTTCCACCATGAAACTCCTAACTGCCATTATCGGTCTGGAAAGCGGCAAGCTTGACCCTAACCACCAATATGATATCCCTGACAAACAATGGGATATCGGAGGAAGTAAAGTGACAAGGGTATATGAAGACGATAAGAAAGTGGATCTAGTTAGTGGTTTGAACAACTCAGACAATATTTACTTTGCTAAAGCCGCTTTAGACATTGGAATAGAGGATTTTAAAGAGGGATTGACGAAATTAGGTATTGGGGAAGAACTTCCTTTCGCATATCCATCTCCATCCGATTCTCAAATTTCGAACACCGGCTCCTTTGATAATGAGGTCCTATTGGCACATACTGCGTATGGACAAGGGGAAATCTTGTTGAACATTGTGCACCTAGCTAGCATTTATGGTGGAGTGGTCAATGACGGAGCGATGATGAAGCCATTATTGCTTGAGGAAGAGTCATCCGAAGAATGGAAGGATATCGTGTCCCCTGAAAATGCTAAACTGCTTCAAGACAATCTCAGAAAAACTGTAACAGAAGGAAAATCTAGTGTGGCGAACCTCCCTGGCCGTGAAATTGCCGGGAAGACTGGTACAGCTGAAATCAAGAAAGAAGAAAGGTTGGAGAATGGCCTTTGGGTTTCTTATGATCAGAAAGACCCGACATTGTTAACCGCAATGCTGATTGAGGATGTTATCGACAGAGGCGGAAGCAGATACACGATAGAATTGACTAACAAATTCTACGAAGCTCTTTCAAACTAA
- a CDS encoding LLM class flavin-dependent oxidoreductase has protein sequence MTVRNSHKPLSVLDLAPIVEGSNAQTSFKNSVELAKHVESLGFTRYWLAEHHNMRGIASSATSVVIGHIAGATKSIRVGSGGIMLPNHAPLVIAEQFGTLESLYPGRIDLGLGRAPGSDQLTAAALRRERRTGGEDFPNQLAELRSYFHPDGTTKVKAVPGEGLDVPIWLLGSSGFSAKLSADQGLPFAFASHFSPDYTLPALQIYRSSFKPSEHMEKPYAMIGVNVIAADSDEEAEYLATSIQQQFLNLIRGNPGQLKPPVEDMDSLWSEYEKNVVAQQLKYTVTGNAETVRKKLEAILEETQADEIIVNTHVYDQQARLRSYQILADTWFGK, from the coding sequence ATGACTGTTCGTAATAGCCATAAACCATTATCTGTTTTGGATTTGGCCCCGATTGTGGAAGGAAGTAATGCTCAAACATCTTTTAAAAATAGTGTGGAACTTGCAAAACATGTGGAAAGTCTAGGATTTACCCGATATTGGCTTGCCGAGCACCATAATATGCGAGGAATCGCAAGCTCTGCTACTTCTGTCGTGATCGGACATATAGCAGGTGCAACAAAATCAATAAGAGTTGGTTCCGGTGGCATTATGCTACCAAACCATGCTCCGCTTGTCATTGCAGAACAGTTCGGGACGTTGGAATCCTTGTATCCTGGGAGAATCGACCTCGGGCTCGGCCGTGCACCAGGAAGTGATCAACTGACTGCTGCCGCACTTAGACGAGAGCGCAGAACAGGAGGAGAGGATTTTCCTAACCAGTTAGCGGAATTACGTTCCTATTTTCACCCAGATGGAACCACTAAGGTAAAAGCGGTACCTGGAGAAGGATTGGATGTTCCTATTTGGTTGCTTGGTTCAAGCGGCTTTAGTGCAAAGCTTTCTGCAGACCAAGGGCTGCCTTTTGCTTTTGCCAGTCATTTTTCCCCAGACTATACGCTGCCTGCACTTCAAATCTATCGTAGTTCTTTTAAACCATCTGAGCATATGGAAAAGCCATATGCCATGATTGGAGTGAACGTAATTGCTGCTGATAGTGATGAGGAAGCGGAATACTTAGCGACATCGATTCAGCAACAGTTCCTTAATTTGATTCGTGGCAACCCAGGTCAGTTGAAGCCACCAGTGGAAGATATGGACTCTCTTTGGAGTGAGTATGAGAAAAATGTGGTTGCACAACAATTGAAATATACAGTTACAGGTAATGCAGAAACAGTAAGGAAAAAGCTTGAAGCAATTTTGGAAGAAACACAAGCGGATGAAATAATTGTGAATACACATGTGTATGACCAACAAGCTAGATTAAGATCGTATCAGATACTTGCAGATACGTGGTTTGGAAAATAG
- a CDS encoding M20 family metallopeptidase: protein MKHIITDFLDSYKSDFYEISNYIGENPELGHEEFKSAKVLSDKLSEHGFDIELGICGLPTAFEAVFDSGKPGPTIGFMCEYDALPEIGHACGHNLIGTMGIAAGIATSKVLQETGGKVIVYGTPAEETKGGKVTMADQGVFDKLDVAMMVHPLHSYVKSGSSLAMDAIQFEFFGKPAHAAANPEKGINALDAVIQTFNGINALRQHVTSDTRIHGIIPEGGKAANVVPDYAVAQFYVRAKTRSYVNELVEKVKSIAEGAAMMTGATMKVSNYELSYDNMVTNETLSDIFTEQLISLGVDTGEIVENRDGSGSLDMGNVSLVVPSIHPYIKICNELYSCHTTEFRDAALSEEGKEAMILGAKSMATTAYELLTKQDLLVKIKDEFEKAPK, encoded by the coding sequence ATGAAGCACATCATAACAGATTTCCTTGATTCATATAAAAGTGATTTTTACGAGATCAGTAATTATATAGGTGAAAATCCTGAGCTTGGACATGAGGAATTCAAATCGGCCAAAGTTCTTTCAGACAAACTTTCAGAGCATGGATTTGATATAGAATTAGGGATATGTGGGTTGCCAACTGCTTTTGAGGCTGTTTTTGACAGTGGGAAACCGGGTCCAACCATCGGATTTATGTGTGAATATGATGCCCTACCTGAGATAGGACATGCTTGCGGTCATAATTTAATTGGTACGATGGGTATAGCAGCCGGGATTGCTACAAGTAAAGTATTACAGGAAACTGGAGGCAAAGTTATTGTATATGGTACTCCTGCCGAAGAGACCAAGGGCGGTAAAGTGACAATGGCTGACCAGGGTGTCTTTGATAAATTAGATGTAGCAATGATGGTCCATCCATTGCATTCCTATGTAAAGAGCGGGTCCTCGCTTGCGATGGATGCGATACAATTTGAATTCTTTGGGAAACCGGCACATGCTGCCGCTAATCCGGAAAAAGGAATTAATGCACTGGATGCAGTTATTCAGACTTTTAATGGAATCAATGCACTGAGACAACATGTTACCAGCGATACCCGTATTCATGGAATCATTCCTGAAGGCGGAAAAGCTGCAAATGTAGTGCCAGATTATGCTGTCGCTCAATTCTACGTTCGCGCCAAAACACGCAGCTATGTGAATGAATTGGTAGAAAAAGTGAAATCTATAGCAGAAGGCGCTGCGATGATGACCGGTGCAACAATGAAAGTGTCCAACTATGAACTATCCTACGATAACATGGTGACCAATGAAACACTTTCAGATATCTTTACAGAACAGCTGATATCACTTGGAGTGGACACCGGAGAGATTGTTGAAAATAGAGATGGATCTGGCTCCTTAGATATGGGAAATGTAAGTCTGGTAGTGCCGTCCATTCATCCGTATATAAAAATCTGTAATGAGTTATATAGTTGCCATACCACTGAATTCCGGGATGCAGCATTGAGTGAGGAAGGAAAAGAAGCAATGATCCTTGGTGCAAAATCCATGGCAACAACTGCTTATGAACTTTTAACCAAACAAGACCTTCTTGTGAAAATAAAAGATGAGTTCGAAAAAGCTCCAAAGTAA
- a CDS encoding NADH:flavin oxidoreductase/NADH oxidase family protein, whose protein sequence is MAQLQDKLLLPNGVEIKNRFFKAAMSEGMSDKLNRPTKKLVRLYKTWAESEAGIVVTGNVMVDKRALGEPRNVVVENEKDLDLLKSWANAGTKNGTHLWMQINHPGKQVFKGIVKEAVAPSKVEFDPKLQRYFPVARELQEKEIIDIIQRFANTAKIAKKAGFTGVQLHGAHGYLISQFLSPRHNKRTDQWGGALENRMRFLLEIFKGVRKEVGNSFPIGVKLNSADFMKAGFSEEEALQVIKTLDQLGIDLIEISGGSYESPQMTGLNIKESSKRREAYFLEFATKARKVSKAPLVVTGGFRTLSGMEEAILEGATAMVGLARPMAVYPHLPKELLQGERESIKLKPRKTGIKLVDQTAMLELTWYSNQLERIGKGQATNPGLSPKVALLQTMWKNGLDVFQMRRV, encoded by the coding sequence ATGGCTCAGTTACAGGACAAATTGTTGCTACCAAATGGGGTTGAAATAAAAAACAGATTCTTTAAAGCAGCCATGAGCGAAGGAATGTCCGATAAACTCAACAGACCGACAAAAAAACTGGTTCGTCTATATAAAACATGGGCAGAAAGTGAAGCAGGTATTGTAGTGACAGGTAATGTCATGGTTGACAAACGAGCACTTGGTGAGCCTCGAAACGTCGTAGTGGAAAATGAAAAAGATCTAGATTTGTTAAAGAGTTGGGCTAATGCAGGAACAAAGAATGGAACTCACCTTTGGATGCAAATCAATCACCCAGGCAAACAGGTATTTAAAGGAATCGTAAAAGAAGCTGTTGCCCCGTCCAAAGTGGAATTTGATCCAAAACTTCAACGCTACTTCCCTGTGGCGAGGGAGCTGCAAGAAAAAGAGATAATTGACATAATCCAACGATTTGCCAATACGGCTAAAATTGCCAAGAAAGCAGGATTCACGGGTGTTCAGCTTCATGGTGCCCATGGTTATCTCATCAGTCAGTTTTTATCACCTCGACATAATAAAAGAACAGACCAGTGGGGGGGGGCACTCGAAAACCGGATGAGGTTTCTGTTGGAAATCTTTAAAGGAGTTCGAAAAGAAGTTGGAAACTCTTTCCCGATAGGAGTCAAGCTTAATTCTGCAGACTTTATGAAGGCTGGTTTTTCAGAGGAAGAAGCACTACAGGTTATCAAAACATTGGATCAACTGGGTATAGACTTGATTGAAATATCAGGGGGTTCCTATGAAAGTCCGCAAATGACAGGGCTAAATATAAAAGAGAGCTCTAAAAGAAGGGAAGCGTACTTTCTTGAATTTGCAACAAAAGCCAGGAAGGTATCAAAAGCACCGCTTGTTGTCACCGGAGGATTCAGGACGTTAAGTGGAATGGAGGAAGCAATACTTGAAGGGGCAACAGCCATGGTAGGGTTGGCTCGCCCCATGGCCGTCTATCCACATCTCCCTAAGGAGCTATTACAAGGTGAACGCGAATCTATTAAACTAAAACCAAGAAAGACAGGAATAAAACTGGTGGACCAAACCGCCATGCTAGAATTGACATGGTATAGCAACCAGTTAGAGCGAATAGGGAAAGGCCAGGCAACAAACCCAGGACTGTCTCCTAAGGTGGCGTTATTACAGACAATGTGGAAAAATGGATTGGATGTCTTTCAAATGAGAAGAGTATAA
- a CDS encoding YjcZ family sporulation protein, giving the protein MSGGSYGGGFALIVVLFIILIIAGAGALRY; this is encoded by the coding sequence ATGTCAGGTGGCAGTTATGGTGGAGGATTTGCACTGATTGTGGTGCTTTTCATTATTTTGATTATCGCAGGTGCAGGAGCGTTAAGATACTAA
- a CDS encoding aminopeptidase, whose amino-acid sequence MSNLSTMEKYAELAVKVGVNVQKGQTLIVNADIATAPFVRLVAKKAYEAGAKLVQIEWADEQVTRIRYDIAPDESFEYFPSWRAEMLEKAYEEGAAMLAITSVNPDLLKGVDASKIANLQKAAGEATKGYRKMIMADKISWSIVAVPSKGWSAKVFPNLTEQEQEEKLWEAIFHATRANLEDPVQAWMDHKEKLSEKVEFLNNKKFKSLHYKAEGTDLTIELAEKHVWIGPESINENGVAFIANMPTEEVFTTPLKTGVKGTVRSSKPLNYGGNMIDNFSITFENGKIVSFEAEEGYETLQKLIETDEGSQYLGEVALVPHESPISNTNLIFYNTLFDENASHHLAIGNAYSFALEGGKQMSEEELEAAGANSSITHVDFMIGSSDMDIDGITQDGERIPLFRQGNWA is encoded by the coding sequence ATGAGTAATCTATCTACCATGGAAAAATACGCTGAACTTGCCGTTAAAGTCGGTGTTAATGTACAAAAAGGTCAAACACTTATTGTAAACGCTGACATTGCGACAGCACCTTTCGTTAGACTTGTTGCCAAAAAAGCATATGAAGCAGGAGCAAAACTAGTTCAGATTGAATGGGCCGATGAGCAAGTGACAAGAATCCGTTATGATATAGCACCGGACGAATCATTTGAATATTTCCCTAGCTGGAGAGCGGAAATGCTTGAGAAAGCATACGAAGAAGGGGCTGCAATGCTTGCTATCACGTCCGTAAACCCAGACTTGTTAAAAGGTGTAGATGCTTCCAAAATTGCAAATTTACAAAAGGCGGCAGGTGAAGCAACCAAAGGCTATCGGAAAATGATTATGGCCGATAAAATAAGTTGGTCCATAGTGGCAGTTCCATCTAAAGGTTGGTCAGCTAAAGTCTTCCCAAATTTGACTGAACAAGAACAAGAAGAAAAATTATGGGAAGCTATTTTTCATGCAACAAGAGCAAATCTTGAGGATCCTGTCCAAGCGTGGATGGACCACAAAGAAAAACTTAGTGAAAAAGTGGAATTCCTTAACAACAAAAAGTTTAAATCCCTACATTACAAAGCAGAAGGAACAGACTTAACGATCGAGTTAGCTGAAAAGCATGTTTGGATTGGCCCTGAAAGCATTAACGAAAATGGGGTCGCCTTTATAGCCAACATGCCAACTGAAGAAGTATTCACCACTCCTCTGAAGACAGGTGTGAAAGGTACGGTTAGAAGCTCCAAACCACTAAACTATGGTGGAAACATGATTGATAACTTTTCCATCACTTTTGAAAATGGAAAAATTGTTTCCTTTGAGGCAGAGGAAGGTTATGAAACATTACAAAAGTTGATTGAAACAGATGAGGGTTCACAATATTTAGGAGAAGTTGCACTTGTACCACATGAATCACCTATTTCAAATACAAATCTTATTTTCTATAACACGTTATTTGATGAAAATGCTTCTCATCATTTGGCAATTGGAAATGCTTATTCTTTCGCTCTCGAAGGTGGCAAACAGATGTCAGAAGAAGAACTTGAAGCAGCAGGGGCAAATTCGAGCATTACCCACGTTGATTTCATGATTGGATCAAGTGACATGGATATTGACGGGATTACCCAAGATGGAGAAAGAATACCTTTGTTCCGCCAAGGTAATTGGGCATAA
- a CDS encoding AraC family transcriptional regulator: MPIIHGVFHDISPHWDVEKAKGLDTLVYVTEGKVHYQVEDRLMQMTKGDLLFIPSMYIRSWKNDKNEGHRKYTVVFEKRETAYQNFIENEIVLFKPRKSAYYEQRLTFLNEQWLSKRVFHEELSQNILLELLIMIAQEKAEWHTSPVKESSVRDMQEYILQHYRRNITIEELATLIGVTPNYVTVLFKEVIGITPIQYLHQTRINNAWNLISTTKMTIKEIADHLGYCDQSYFNRMFKKWMGIPPSQVKKT, from the coding sequence ATGCCCATTATTCATGGGGTTTTCCATGACATTTCCCCACATTGGGACGTAGAAAAAGCAAAAGGTTTAGACACGCTTGTTTATGTGACAGAAGGGAAAGTTCATTACCAGGTAGAAGATAGGCTTATGCAAATGACCAAAGGAGATCTTTTATTCATTCCTTCCATGTACATTAGGTCCTGGAAAAACGATAAAAACGAAGGACATCGTAAATATACCGTCGTTTTTGAGAAAAGAGAGACAGCCTATCAAAATTTTATAGAAAATGAGATTGTTTTATTCAAACCACGTAAGTCAGCTTATTATGAACAACGACTGACTTTTTTAAATGAGCAGTGGCTTAGTAAAAGAGTTTTTCACGAAGAATTGTCTCAGAATATTTTATTGGAACTTCTCATCATGATTGCTCAGGAGAAAGCAGAATGGCATACTTCCCCTGTAAAAGAATCTTCAGTCCGAGACATGCAAGAATATATTCTTCAGCATTATCGCAGGAACATTACAATAGAAGAATTGGCAACTTTAATTGGGGTGACTCCGAATTATGTAACAGTTTTGTTTAAAGAAGTGATAGGAATCACACCGATCCAATACCTTCATCAGACTCGAATCAATAATGCTTGGAATTTAATTAGTACAACAAAAATGACGATTAAGGAAATCGCTGATCACTTAGGATATTGTGATCAATCGTATTTTAATAGGATGTTTAAAAAGTGGATGGGTATACCCCCTTCGCAAGTAAAGAAGACATAA